The Natrinema salifodinae genome includes a window with the following:
- a CDS encoding precorrin-8X methylmutase yields the protein MTDGGQQEFEEEYADLGATTQNAMDIAETSMDIVRQFVPDETLADRIRQKSVHSMGDIEFQHLIEFTGSDDRGDDEDAPVRAGARAVLDEATIVTDITMSKAGITSRGHDCEKRKAIGNGAELAKETGMTRTAASVLELDKQGVYDGAIATIGNAPTAAFALADCIENGTRPAAVVATPVGFVKAEESRQRIREVSAAYDVPAITNVGRRGGSGLAAALTNELIHVAKDVRTGDVELDRTAADRSAATGEDD from the coding sequence ATGACTGACGGCGGACAGCAAGAGTTCGAGGAGGAGTACGCCGACCTAGGCGCGACGACCCAGAACGCGATGGACATCGCGGAGACCAGCATGGACATCGTCCGGCAGTTCGTGCCGGACGAGACGCTGGCGGACCGGATCCGCCAGAAGTCGGTCCACTCGATGGGCGACATCGAGTTCCAGCACCTGATCGAGTTCACCGGGAGCGACGACCGCGGCGACGACGAAGACGCACCGGTTCGCGCCGGCGCGCGGGCCGTCCTCGACGAGGCGACCATCGTCACCGACATTACGATGTCCAAGGCCGGGATTACCTCCCGCGGCCACGACTGCGAGAAGCGCAAGGCGATCGGCAACGGCGCCGAACTGGCGAAGGAGACAGGCATGACCCGGACCGCCGCCTCGGTGCTCGAACTCGACAAGCAAGGCGTCTACGACGGCGCGATCGCGACGATCGGCAACGCGCCGACGGCCGCCTTCGCGCTCGCGGACTGCATCGAGAACGGCACCAGGCCCGCCGCCGTCGTCGCCACGCCCGTCGGCTTCGTCAAGGCAGAGGAGAGCCGCCAGCGCATCCGCGAGGTCAGCGCAGCGTACGACGTCCCCGCGATCACCAACGTCGGCCGCCGCGGCGGGAGCGGCCTGGCCGCCGCGCTGACGAACGAGTTGATCCACGTCGCGAAAGACGTCCGAACCGGCGACGTGGAGCTGGACCGCACGGCTGCGGACCGCTCGGCGGCGACCGGCGAGGACGACTGA
- a CDS encoding cobalt-precorrin-7 (C(5))-methyltransferase, translating to MSGEYDLDAGPDPATVAAADPEPDIDEETDEPVYAVGVGPGNPEYLTPRGERAIRQADVVVGFTTVVEFVEDETDAELLTCGYKDEAEALAEFGERVAAGETGTAVAMGDPNHSGYQFVGKVQDAVERQDPEIPVRVIPGISSLQLAASRARTPMEDTEFVTLHKSGDLGADMDRLAAAVTTEDRHLLVLPRPFDRMPGDIAEFLLDRGADPDLEALVLEKLTHDDERIHRFALADLADHAGGTGREDTPFSDLVVLAVRQPVSSGRPLDR from the coding sequence ATGAGCGGCGAGTACGACCTCGACGCGGGACCGGATCCGGCGACGGTCGCGGCCGCGGATCCGGAACCCGACATCGACGAGGAGACTGACGAACCCGTCTACGCCGTCGGCGTCGGTCCGGGCAACCCGGAGTATCTCACGCCTCGCGGCGAGCGCGCGATTCGCCAGGCGGACGTCGTCGTTGGCTTCACGACCGTCGTGGAGTTCGTCGAGGACGAGACCGACGCCGAGCTGTTGACCTGCGGGTACAAAGACGAAGCCGAGGCGCTTGCGGAATTCGGCGAGCGCGTCGCCGCCGGCGAGACGGGGACCGCGGTCGCGATGGGCGACCCCAACCACTCGGGCTACCAGTTCGTCGGGAAGGTTCAGGATGCCGTCGAGCGTCAGGACCCCGAAATACCGGTGCGGGTCATCCCCGGCATTTCGTCGCTCCAGCTGGCCGCGAGCCGCGCCCGGACGCCGATGGAGGACACCGAATTCGTCACGCTCCACAAGAGCGGCGACCTCGGGGCCGACATGGACCGGCTTGCGGCCGCGGTGACGACGGAGGACCGCCACCTGCTCGTGCTCCCCCGGCCGTTCGATCGGATGCCGGGCGACATCGCCGAATTTCTGCTCGATCGGGGCGCTGACCCGGATCTCGAGGCCCTCGTGCTCGAGAAGCTGACCCACGACGACGAGCGGATCCATCGGTTCGCGCTCGCGGACCTGGCGGACCACGCCGGCGGGACCGGGCGGGAGGACACGCCGTTTTCCGATCTGGTCGTGCTCGCCGTTCGACAGCCGGTCTCGTCGGGCCGGCCGCTCGATCGGTGA
- a CDS encoding NADH-ubiquinone oxidoreductase-F iron-sulfur binding region domain-containing protein, with protein MPEQRGAVGRAPAVRISSSAVTASEAVLDEAREVAETTHVVEVGPVGIPRFEPLVMATSEGTTAFHTNVSPREAQSLVELLESGEPPTDGAHATVSHDPETATLPRPEEGPLAVGERVALARCGWVVPASVADYDGGDGLVSASTDADDAHERIGELGLRGRGRGDGSTDEPIAETWTTVRETPGDPVVVVNANEADENARSDSLLLEGAPIDVLDGARVVASILETPDVVVYLNDEDELARERVERAAGAMDRTVDGLNVQVTSGPDTYRAGEMTMALESLEGNDRLEARRRPPGPAEYGLFGRPTAIHTPRTLAQVRAALATPEAMATQESDPGTRLVTVAGDVESPATVELPTDGALETAFEAVLGDGQFKAACVGGVFGGITRDIRVAPSAGSLRSSNLGTNGIVERLNHDRCMVAFAGKRAKFAREGNCGRCVPGREGTKQLVELLRNIYDGDYDRGMIEELARVMRRSSICDFGRTAPRPTTTAISNFDSEFTAHTEGYCPAGFCEAHAETERRTEPRRPESTTQ; from the coding sequence ATGCCTGAACAGAGGGGAGCGGTCGGCCGAGCCCCGGCCGTTCGAATCAGCAGTTCTGCGGTCACCGCTTCGGAAGCCGTCCTCGACGAAGCGCGCGAGGTGGCCGAAACGACACACGTCGTCGAGGTCGGTCCGGTCGGAATTCCCCGATTCGAGCCGCTCGTGATGGCGACGTCCGAGGGGACGACCGCGTTCCACACCAACGTCTCTCCGCGCGAGGCGCAGTCGCTCGTCGAACTGCTCGAATCGGGGGAGCCGCCGACCGACGGAGCGCACGCCACCGTTTCGCACGACCCCGAGACGGCGACGCTGCCGCGTCCCGAGGAGGGACCGCTCGCAGTCGGTGAGCGCGTCGCGCTCGCGCGGTGCGGATGGGTCGTTCCCGCGAGCGTCGCCGATTACGACGGCGGCGATGGGCTCGTCTCCGCGTCCACCGACGCCGACGACGCTCACGAACGGATCGGCGAACTCGGCCTCCGCGGACGCGGCCGCGGCGACGGAAGCACCGATGAGCCGATCGCGGAGACGTGGACGACGGTTCGGGAGACGCCAGGCGACCCGGTCGTCGTCGTCAACGCGAACGAAGCGGACGAGAACGCGCGCTCGGATTCGCTGCTGTTGGAGGGCGCGCCGATCGACGTGTTGGACGGGGCGAGAGTCGTCGCGTCGATCCTCGAGACGCCCGACGTCGTCGTCTATCTCAACGACGAGGACGAGCTGGCGCGCGAGCGCGTCGAGCGGGCGGCGGGGGCGATGGACCGCACCGTCGACGGACTGAACGTACAGGTCACCAGCGGCCCCGATACGTACAGGGCGGGGGAGATGACGATGGCGCTCGAGTCGCTCGAGGGAAACGACCGTCTCGAGGCGCGCCGCCGACCGCCGGGGCCCGCGGAGTACGGCCTGTTCGGTCGACCGACCGCGATCCACACGCCCCGCACACTCGCACAGGTTCGGGCCGCCCTCGCGACGCCCGAGGCGATGGCGACCCAGGAGTCCGATCCCGGCACGCGGCTCGTGACTGTCGCCGGCGACGTCGAGTCACCGGCGACGGTCGAACTTCCCACGGACGGCGCGCTCGAAACCGCGTTCGAAGCCGTCCTCGGCGACGGGCAGTTCAAAGCCGCCTGCGTCGGCGGCGTCTTCGGGGGCATCACCCGCGATATCCGCGTGGCGCCGAGCGCTGGATCGCTCCGCTCGTCGAACCTCGGGACCAACGGCATCGTCGAGCGGCTCAACCACGATCGGTGCATGGTCGCGTTCGCCGGGAAACGCGCGAAGTTCGCCCGTGAGGGCAACTGCGGACGCTGCGTGCCGGGTCGCGAGGGGACCAAACAGCTCGTCGAACTCCTGCGGAACATCTACGACGGCGACTACGACCGCGGCATGATCGAAGAACTCGCTCGCGTGATGCGTCGGTCGTCGATCTGCGACTTCGGCCGCACCGCGCCGCGGCCGACGACGACCGCGATCTCGAACTTCGACAGCGAGTTCACCGCCCACACTGAGGGGTACTGTCCGGCCGGATTCTGCGAAGCCCACGCGGAAACCGAGCGCCGAACCGAACCGCGACGACCCGAGTCTACCACCCAATGA
- the fdhF gene encoding formate dehydrogenase subunit alpha has translation MSGYKDPHPHVPNIDDPQPETPLTEDFNKGTANDPNVDVTTATTEISVDGEQLTMRPGATILDAIEGTDAHEDVPALCHYERGDEGDSGDHGRYEIGPRSECRTCMVETDKYGLVPSCSFPAEDGLTVETDTADAMEARDVNLDLLLSNHNLRCTTCSKNGWCELQDASIQQGVEHPRYGVFDDRDEYEPIDSTSSFIQIDRNKCILCNRCVEACSDVQVAGVLRMEGNGPDTRIGFQSEAETMADSNCISCGHCATVCPTGSIVEEGLTDMTTLPLPGFDQENSIGKVIRGERADTIETSESPNRAVTGRVPTDVNVARQSGVAKMMARAKRQAGSTRKLASEKAREAADMVLEGTEHTAEFVAANSLPEGMLFDIGHAVGDQRLKRVNKAETTCGYCAVGCRFDLYGKDGEVLGTRPADPDATPANGYSTCVKGKFGYDFANSDERITTPLIREDGEFREASWEEALSRVVDELTDARETHGQDSLAVFSSSKATNEENFLMQKFARQVLETKNIDNCTRLCHSSTVAALKQTMGYGAMTNRIKDVGNADCYLITGSNTTESHPVLATKLKQNVRDGADLFVFEPRRIELAEHADQFTRTEGGHDIAWINGMIRYIIENDLHDEAFIEERTRGFEDVKEKVQPFTPDKVEELTSVSPEELENAAETIATADTCVFGWAMGISQHTYGTQTVLALADLALVTGHVGKPNAGMSPFRGQNNVQGGGGDMGTIPDNLPGYQDVTDDEVLDQFEDAWGVRPPDEPGLRVTEVFDEVDKGNVHGMYIIGENPAISEPDLTNARESLQKLDFLVVQDIFMTETAEYADVVLPAATFTEKYGTVTNTERRVQLVRPAVEPPGTARADWKILQDLAGRMGFDWEYDSPSDIMDEINDLTPIYGGITHERLEEKGDGLQWPCFDEDDPGTPYLYEDEFNFEDGKARFIPADLGEPTELPGEEFPIALTSGRVLYHWHTGQLTRRSEGLMGHVGESYAELHPETAGQIGVADGEYVKVESKRGSVVVRAEVTERTAPGKVFIPMHFAEGAVNELTQEKLDPVSRIPDYKLASVRVSSMGPDPDTEPIGAPGESPPGTHSDDD, from the coding sequence ATGAGCGGCTACAAAGATCCACACCCGCACGTTCCGAACATCGACGACCCGCAACCGGAGACCCCGCTGACCGAGGACTTCAACAAGGGGACCGCGAACGACCCGAACGTCGACGTGACGACGGCGACGACCGAGATCAGCGTCGACGGCGAGCAACTAACAATGCGCCCGGGGGCGACCATCCTCGACGCCATCGAGGGAACCGACGCTCACGAGGACGTCCCCGCCCTCTGTCACTACGAACGGGGCGACGAGGGCGATTCCGGCGATCACGGCCGCTACGAAATCGGGCCGCGAAGCGAGTGCCGAACGTGCATGGTCGAGACGGACAAGTACGGCCTGGTCCCGTCGTGTAGCTTCCCGGCGGAGGACGGCCTGACCGTCGAGACGGACACGGCCGATGCGATGGAAGCGCGGGACGTCAACCTCGACCTCCTCCTCTCGAATCACAACCTTCGGTGTACCACGTGTTCGAAAAACGGCTGGTGCGAGCTGCAGGATGCGTCGATTCAGCAGGGCGTCGAGCACCCGCGCTACGGCGTCTTCGACGACCGCGACGAGTACGAACCGATCGACTCGACGTCGTCGTTCATCCAGATCGATCGGAACAAGTGCATTCTCTGTAATCGGTGCGTCGAAGCCTGCAGCGACGTGCAGGTCGCGGGCGTGCTCCGCATGGAGGGCAACGGCCCGGACACCCGCATCGGCTTCCAGAGCGAGGCCGAAACGATGGCCGACTCGAACTGCATCTCCTGTGGCCACTGCGCGACGGTCTGTCCGACCGGGTCGATCGTCGAAGAGGGCCTCACCGACATGACGACGCTGCCGCTGCCCGGATTCGATCAGGAGAACTCCATCGGCAAGGTGATCCGCGGGGAGCGAGCCGACACGATCGAGACGAGCGAGTCGCCGAACCGGGCGGTCACGGGACGGGTGCCCACCGACGTCAACGTCGCCAGGCAATCGGGCGTCGCAAAGATGATGGCCCGAGCGAAACGGCAAGCCGGGAGCACGCGAAAACTGGCGAGCGAGAAGGCCCGCGAGGCGGCGGATATGGTCCTCGAGGGAACGGAACACACGGCCGAGTTCGTCGCGGCGAACTCCCTCCCCGAGGGGATGCTGTTCGATATCGGCCACGCGGTGGGCGACCAGCGACTCAAGCGGGTGAACAAAGCCGAGACCACCTGCGGCTACTGTGCGGTGGGCTGTCGGTTCGATCTCTACGGGAAAGACGGCGAGGTCCTCGGGACGCGGCCGGCCGACCCCGACGCCACGCCCGCGAACGGCTACTCGACCTGCGTCAAGGGCAAGTTCGGCTACGACTTCGCCAACAGCGACGAACGAATCACAACCCCGCTCATCAGAGAGGACGGCGAGTTCCGCGAGGCGTCCTGGGAGGAGGCGCTCTCTCGCGTCGTCGACGAGTTGACGGACGCGCGCGAGACTCACGGGCAGGACTCGCTCGCGGTGTTCTCCTCGTCGAAGGCGACCAACGAGGAGAACTTCCTGATGCAGAAGTTCGCCAGGCAGGTATTGGAAACGAAGAACATCGACAACTGTACGCGGCTCTGTCACTCCTCGACGGTGGCGGCGCTGAAACAGACGATGGGGTACGGCGCGATGACCAACCGGATCAAGGACGTCGGCAACGCCGACTGCTACCTCATCACGGGTTCGAACACGACCGAGAGCCATCCCGTGCTGGCGACGAAGCTCAAACAGAACGTTCGGGACGGGGCCGACCTGTTCGTCTTCGAGCCCCGGCGGATCGAGCTCGCCGAACACGCCGACCAGTTCACGCGCACGGAGGGCGGACACGACATCGCGTGGATCAACGGCATGATCCGCTACATCATCGAGAACGACCTGCACGACGAGGCGTTCATCGAGGAGCGCACGAGGGGCTTCGAGGACGTCAAGGAGAAGGTCCAGCCGTTTACTCCCGACAAGGTCGAAGAACTCACGAGCGTCTCGCCCGAGGAGCTCGAAAATGCCGCCGAAACGATCGCCACGGCCGACACGTGCGTGTTCGGCTGGGCGATGGGAATCTCCCAGCACACCTACGGCACGCAGACGGTGCTCGCGCTCGCCGATCTCGCGCTCGTAACCGGCCACGTGGGCAAACCGAACGCGGGGATGTCGCCGTTCCGCGGCCAGAACAACGTGCAAGGGGGCGGTGGCGACATGGGAACGATACCCGATAACCTCCCAGGCTATCAGGACGTGACCGACGACGAGGTGCTCGATCAGTTCGAGGACGCGTGGGGCGTCCGGCCGCCGGACGAACCGGGTCTCCGCGTCACGGAGGTGTTCGACGAGGTCGACAAAGGCAACGTTCACGGGATGTACATCATCGGGGAGAACCCCGCTATCTCCGAACCCGACCTGACGAACGCGCGCGAGAGTTTGCAGAAACTCGACTTCCTCGTCGTTCAGGACATCTTCATGACGGAAACGGCGGAGTACGCCGACGTGGTCCTCCCGGCGGCGACCTTCACCGAGAAGTACGGAACCGTCACGAACACCGAGCGGCGCGTGCAGCTGGTCCGGCCGGCGGTCGAGCCGCCGGGAACGGCTCGGGCGGACTGGAAGATTCTGCAGGACCTCGCCGGGCGAATGGGCTTCGACTGGGAGTACGATTCTCCGAGCGACATCATGGACGAGATCAACGATCTGACGCCGATCTACGGCGGGATCACTCACGAGCGCCTGGAGGAGAAGGGCGACGGACTGCAGTGGCCCTGCTTCGACGAGGACGACCCCGGCACGCCGTACCTCTACGAGGACGAATTCAACTTCGAGGACGGGAAGGCCCGGTTCATCCCCGCCGATCTGGGCGAGCCCACCGAACTGCCCGGCGAAGAGTTCCCCATCGCGCTCACCTCGGGCCGGGTGCTCTACCACTGGCACACCGGTCAACTCACCCGCCGCAGCGAGGGGCTGATGGGCCACGTCGGGGAGAGCTACGCGGAGCTCCACCCGGAGACGGCCGGACAGATCGGCGTCGCGGACGGCGAGTACGTCAAGGTCGAGTCCAAGCGGGGATCGGTCGTCGTCCGCGCGGAGGTGACCGAACGTACGGCCCCCGGAAAGGTGTTCATCCCGATGCACTTCGCGGAGGGTGCAGTCAACGAACTCACCCAGGAGAAACTCGACCCGGTGAGCCGGATCCCGGACTACAAACTGGCTAGCGTGCGAGTCAGTTCGATGGGGCCCGATCCCGATACCGAGCCGATCGGCGCGCCGGGAGAGTCCCCGCCCGGGACGCACTCCGACGACGACTGA
- a CDS encoding DUF2171 domain-containing protein — translation MTVELTEDLLGKSVTTDNGQEIGTVAEIDEDNIYIDMMSDGDSEHDRDIAADEIKEITDDEVIISEPEVR, via the coding sequence ATGACCGTCGAACTCACCGAGGACCTCCTGGGGAAATCGGTCACCACCGATAACGGACAGGAGATCGGGACCGTTGCCGAAATCGACGAGGACAACATCTACATCGATATGATGAGCGACGGCGATAGCGAACACGACAGGGACATCGCCGCGGACGAGATCAAGGAGATCACCGACGACGAAGTGATTATATCCGAACCCGAGGTGCGTTAG
- a CDS encoding DUF1802 family protein, which yields MSDATTATETIPALKERAGVVNALLDGAQIVLVRHPTLDPGTIDGRFVLYPAYSHQAPERYQARYEDYYHQASAKPEAGVPIRAVADVREEFSVPTADLDALARHYVYTPAGLRDKYDPDDELRVLLLRVAELETPRLVEERGSYRGCRAWIGLADDVELDLALTTPILDDATFAERRAAVRDVLE from the coding sequence ATGAGCGACGCGACGACCGCGACCGAGACGATTCCCGCACTGAAAGAGCGCGCCGGCGTGGTCAACGCCTTACTCGACGGCGCACAGATCGTGCTCGTCCGCCACCCCACGCTCGACCCGGGGACCATCGACGGCCGATTCGTCCTCTACCCGGCCTACAGCCACCAGGCGCCCGAACGCTACCAGGCCAGATACGAGGACTACTACCACCAGGCGAGCGCGAAACCCGAGGCGGGGGTCCCGATCCGCGCCGTCGCTGACGTTCGCGAGGAGTTTAGCGTCCCGACGGCGGACCTAGACGCCCTCGCCCGCCACTACGTCTACACGCCGGCGGGACTCCGCGACAAGTACGATCCGGACGACGAACTGCGGGTCCTCCTGCTCCGCGTCGCCGAACTCGAGACGCCGCGACTCGTCGAGGAACGGGGATCCTATCGGGGCTGTCGCGCCTGGATCGGCCTGGCCGACGACGTCGAACTCGATCTCGCGTTGACGACGCCGATTCTCGACGACGCGACCTTCGCCGAACGTCGAGCGGCGGTTCGCGACGTACTCGAGTGA
- a CDS encoding cobyrinic acid a,c-diamide synthase, which produces MNGFVLGGVSSGVGKTVATLSIIRSLADAGYDVQPAKAGPDFIDPSHHEAIAGRPSRTLDLWLEGEDGLRRNYRRGEGDICVVEGVMGLYDGDGSSTAMVAEALDLPVVLVVDAKAGMESVAATALGFENYADTIGRDIEVVGVVAQRAHGGRHEQGIRDALPDDLEYFGRIPPSDDLEIPDRHLGLEMGDEAALPTDALREAAESLRPERLAAVASEPPASETEPSTGVPADPVDATVAVASDAAFCFRYPATIERVRERADLATFSPVAGDPVPDCDGVYLPGGYPELHADDLASAGTLDELGDLASEGVPVLGECGGLMAMSRSLTTAEGERSEMAGILPADVTMHDRYQALDHVELEAIEGSLTADTGETVRGHEFHYSSADVDSDARFAFETVRGDGIDGEHDGLTEYESLGTYAHVHPESGAFDRFLERVEPPRK; this is translated from the coding sequence ATGAACGGATTCGTCCTCGGCGGCGTCAGTTCCGGCGTCGGGAAGACGGTCGCGACGCTGTCGATCATCCGGTCGCTGGCGGACGCCGGCTACGACGTCCAGCCCGCCAAGGCGGGGCCGGACTTCATCGATCCGAGCCACCACGAGGCGATCGCGGGCCGCCCCTCCCGAACCCTGGACCTGTGGCTCGAGGGAGAAGACGGCCTCCGACGCAACTATCGCCGCGGCGAGGGCGATATCTGCGTCGTCGAGGGGGTCATGGGACTGTACGACGGCGACGGTTCGAGCACTGCGATGGTCGCGGAGGCCCTCGATCTGCCTGTCGTCCTCGTGGTCGACGCCAAGGCCGGCATGGAAAGCGTCGCGGCCACCGCCCTGGGGTTCGAGAACTACGCCGACACCATCGGCCGCGATATCGAGGTCGTCGGCGTCGTCGCCCAGCGCGCCCACGGCGGCCGCCACGAGCAGGGGATCCGCGACGCCCTGCCCGACGACCTCGAGTACTTCGGACGGATTCCCCCGTCGGACGACCTCGAAATTCCCGACCGCCACCTCGGCCTCGAGATGGGCGACGAGGCGGCGCTGCCGACCGACGCGCTCCGCGAGGCCGCCGAATCGCTCCGTCCCGAGCGCCTAGCCGCGGTCGCGAGCGAACCGCCCGCGTCCGAGACGGAACCGTCGACCGGCGTCCCCGCCGACCCGGTCGACGCCACGGTCGCCGTCGCCAGCGACGCCGCCTTCTGCTTCCGGTATCCGGCGACGATCGAGCGGGTCCGCGAGCGGGCCGACCTGGCGACGTTCTCGCCGGTCGCGGGCGACCCCGTCCCCGACTGCGACGGGGTCTACCTGCCCGGCGGCTACCCCGAACTCCACGCCGACGACCTCGCGTCAGCTGGCACGCTCGATGAACTCGGCGACCTGGCGAGTGAGGGAGTACCCGTCCTCGGGGAGTGCGGCGGCCTGATGGCGATGAGCCGATCGCTGACGACGGCCGAGGGCGAGCGCAGCGAGATGGCCGGCATCCTGCCGGCCGACGTGACCATGCACGACCGGTACCAGGCGCTCGATCACGTCGAACTCGAGGCGATCGAGGGGTCCCTGACTGCGGACACCGGCGAGACCGTCCGCGGCCACGAGTTCCACTACTCGAGCGCCGATGTCGACAGCGATGCCCGCTTCGCGTTCGAGACCGTTCGCGGCGACGGCATCGACGGCGAGCACGACGGCCTCACGGAGTACGAGTCGCTGGGCACGTACGCCCACGTCCACCCCGAGAGCGGGGCGTTCGATCGGTTCCTCGAACGCGTCGAGCCGCCGCGGAAGTGA
- the cbiT gene encoding precorrin-6Y C5,15-methyltransferase (decarboxylating) subunit CbiT has product MPPIALPHDAKAGPTKSEVRAVVRSKLALGPDDHFAEVGSCTGAVTIEAAQRAGRVTALERKAERLETTDRNLAANEDSIRADVELRNAEAPEGLPDDADALFLGGSRNFEAVLDHAVETDVDRIVMNVSRLEVAGKATEAFRERDILEEVVQFQVSHGYELAGATSFNSDNPVYMLVGSATPDADGDDENGGETVAADGGHIVGDDTTLGGAQR; this is encoded by the coding sequence ATGCCACCCATCGCGCTGCCCCACGACGCGAAGGCCGGTCCGACGAAGTCGGAGGTCCGGGCCGTCGTCCGCTCGAAGCTCGCGCTCGGGCCGGACGACCACTTCGCGGAGGTCGGCTCCTGTACGGGGGCCGTTACGATCGAAGCCGCACAGCGAGCGGGTCGGGTGACCGCCCTAGAGCGGAAGGCCGAACGCCTCGAGACGACCGATCGGAACCTCGCCGCCAACGAGGACTCGATTCGGGCCGACGTCGAACTCCGGAACGCAGAGGCGCCCGAGGGCCTGCCCGACGACGCCGACGCGCTGTTTCTCGGCGGGAGCCGCAACTTCGAGGCGGTCCTCGACCACGCCGTCGAGACCGACGTCGACCGCATCGTGATGAACGTCTCGCGGCTCGAGGTCGCCGGAAAGGCCACCGAGGCCTTCCGCGAGCGCGACATTCTCGAGGAGGTCGTCCAGTTTCAGGTGAGCCACGGCTACGAGCTCGCCGGCGCGACGAGCTTTAATTCGGATAACCCGGTCTACATGCTGGTCGGGAGCGCGACGCCCGACGCGGACGGCGACGACGAGAACGGCGGAGAGACGGTCGCCGCCGACGGCGGCCACATCGTCGGCGACGATACGACGCTCGGAGGTGCCCAGCGATGA
- a CDS encoding cobalt-factor II C(20)-methyltransferase, with translation MTLYGVGLGPGEADLVTVRGKDVLERADVVYSPGRLSRTVALEHVDEGKIGDLDFPMTKDEEKLRRAWKEAAAEVAPKAREGDVAFVTLGDPNVYSTFGHLHRTIDAFHSDVDLEIVPGVSAVTAFATAMGIEIEAGAGLSLREAAAGASPTGPDRMILFKVTDAPATHEGLVEAGYDVTYGRRLFMEQGETIVTDDPAEIDERDYYTLAYAEKETLEVEPATAAFETERTGTESELRSDGGRELSDEELAALERAEGCEGGDCDGREHRGRGGNR, from the coding sequence ATGACCCTCTACGGCGTCGGCCTCGGCCCAGGCGAAGCCGACCTAGTGACCGTCCGCGGGAAGGACGTTCTGGAGCGCGCCGACGTGGTCTACTCGCCTGGCCGCCTCTCCAGAACCGTCGCCCTCGAACACGTCGACGAGGGGAAGATCGGGGATCTTGACTTTCCGATGACGAAAGACGAGGAGAAACTGCGGCGGGCCTGGAAGGAGGCCGCCGCGGAGGTCGCGCCGAAGGCCCGCGAGGGCGACGTGGCCTTCGTCACTCTGGGCGATCCGAACGTCTACTCGACGTTCGGTCACCTGCACCGGACGATCGACGCCTTCCACTCCGACGTCGACCTCGAGATTGTCCCCGGCGTGAGCGCGGTGACGGCCTTCGCGACCGCGATGGGGATTGAGATCGAGGCCGGCGCGGGCCTCTCTTTACGGGAGGCCGCCGCCGGCGCGAGCCCGACGGGGCCGGATCGGATGATCCTGTTCAAGGTCACCGACGCGCCGGCGACCCACGAGGGACTCGTCGAGGCCGGCTACGACGTGACCTACGGCCGCCGGCTATTCATGGAGCAGGGCGAGACGATCGTCACTGACGACCCGGCGGAGATCGACGAGCGCGACTACTACACGCTCGCCTACGCCGAGAAGGAAACCCTCGAGGTCGAGCCGGCGACGGCGGCCTTCGAAACGGAACGTACCGGTACCGAGTCGGAGCTGCGCTCCGACGGCGGCCGCGAGCTGAGCGACGAGGAACTCGCCGCCCTCGAGCGCGCCGAGGGGTGCGAAGGCGGCGACTGCGACGGCAGGGAGCACCGCGGCCGCGGAGGGAATCGATGA